A single window of Nitrospira sp. DNA harbors:
- a CDS encoding methyltransferase, protein MPRELSLAEVFQLGYYWETKILLTAVKLDVFSVLNGRGRTASEAAEKLGADVRALELLLNALVAIRLLSKTGDLYANTPVATTHLVKHGPQYIGHLLLLHDAEWGNWGKLEEAVKTGRSPVTQHVFETDPALGANVLSVLHRIGQQSGPDLAKRLALGQARTMLDLGGGAGTNAIAFCRVYPQLSATVFDLQTTLPLTERTVKDTGLEGRISLKAGDFNRDSLGGPYDVVLMSDILHYQDLATNAALVKKIHSHLNPGGRLIIKDRFLDASGTSPAWTAAFAVHILVNTEQGACYRTAEAMQWMHDGGYVSVDEIERTAVVQGVRPTVG, encoded by the coding sequence GTGCCTCGTGAATTGTCTCTCGCCGAAGTCTTCCAGTTGGGCTACTACTGGGAAACGAAAATCCTTTTGACAGCCGTGAAATTAGACGTCTTTTCGGTGCTGAATGGACGAGGCCGTACCGCCTCTGAAGCGGCCGAAAAACTCGGCGCCGATGTGCGCGCGCTGGAGTTACTTCTAAATGCGCTGGTGGCGATCAGGCTGCTGTCGAAGACCGGCGATCTCTATGCCAATACGCCGGTCGCCACGACGCATCTCGTCAAGCATGGGCCGCAATATATTGGGCACTTGCTGCTGTTGCATGATGCCGAATGGGGGAATTGGGGCAAGCTGGAGGAGGCGGTGAAAACCGGCCGATCGCCGGTGACGCAACATGTATTTGAGACGGATCCAGCGCTTGGCGCCAATGTGTTGTCCGTGTTGCACCGGATCGGGCAGCAAAGTGGTCCGGACTTGGCGAAACGGCTTGCGCTCGGTCAGGCGCGGACGATGCTCGATCTCGGGGGCGGAGCCGGGACCAACGCCATTGCGTTTTGCCGGGTGTATCCGCAACTTTCGGCGACGGTCTTCGATCTGCAGACGACGCTCCCGTTGACCGAACGGACCGTAAAGGATACGGGGCTTGAGGGCAGGATTTCCCTGAAGGCCGGCGACTTCAACCGCGATTCGTTGGGTGGTCCCTATGACGTGGTGTTGATGTCCGATATCCTTCACTATCAGGATCTGGCCACCAATGCCGCGCTGGTGAAGAAAATCCATAGCCACCTGAATCCCGGCGGGCGCTTGATCATCAAAGACCGGTTCTTGGATGCTTCGGGTACGAGCCCCGCCTGGACGGCGGCGTTTGCCGTTCATATTCTCGTCAATACGGAACAAGGTGCCTGCTACCGCACCGCAGAAGCCATGCAGTGGATGCACGATGGGGGATATGTCTCGGTTGATGAAATCGAGCGCACGGCGGTGGTGCAAGGTGTCAGACCCACGGTCGGGTAA
- a CDS encoding PCP reductase family protein yields MHTEGVEERSSREGDPTWFVRSECRSCQWVVGVDVPVGQVEGLVDRLMWTDDARHRLDRVPPYAVPVLRELVEGFARTRRQRVITYDLIDQAKTGDMVSWDPDAEQRLANVPAPVRAMARVELERTAVDRGEGSVTVALMEEVKARYFGMAAQRDDA; encoded by the coding sequence ATGCATACCGAGGGTGTTGAGGAGCGTAGCTCCCGTGAGGGCGATCCCACGTGGTTTGTCCGTTCGGAATGTCGGTCCTGCCAGTGGGTAGTGGGGGTCGATGTGCCGGTGGGACAGGTCGAGGGGTTGGTCGATCGGCTGATGTGGACTGATGATGCCCGGCATCGGCTGGATCGTGTTCCTCCCTATGCCGTTCCAGTCCTGCGTGAACTGGTGGAGGGGTTTGCCCGGACCAGACGGCAGCGAGTGATTACCTACGATTTGATCGATCAGGCGAAAACGGGCGATATGGTCTCATGGGACCCGGATGCGGAGCAGCGCCTCGCCAATGTGCCGGCGCCGGTTCGGGCCATGGCTCGGGTTGAGTTGGAACGAACGGCGGTGGATCGTGGTGAGGGCTCTGTGACCGTCGCGCTGATGGAAGAAGTGAAGGCGCGGTATTTCGGCATGGCGGCTCAGCGTGATGACGCGTAA
- a CDS encoding DUF420 domain-containing protein: protein MFEFLRQPGFFGTHATMGADLSQLMATLFTGLFIIGWLQAKQHRGHHHHWLMLGGMVTMVGFFTAYYLFRQLGVLAFEGKEGFGGSQALYDYVFIPVLTIHIILVIIGLVMAVYMIVLGFRSQQFLGGARVLSVSRLQTSWKKVSLIFAVLLAVVMLLFGTRVMSAGFSMRKLEVYIGFLTLVAIVFAVEMGIQRIWPDGGQRHRALGRFTMIVYCILFLTGTFTYAMLYILYPGKIG from the coding sequence ATGTTTGAATTTTTGCGCCAGCCGGGATTCTTCGGCACCCATGCCACGATGGGGGCCGATCTCAGCCAGTTGATGGCCACGTTGTTTACCGGCCTCTTCATCATCGGATGGTTGCAGGCCAAGCAGCATCGTGGACACCACCATCACTGGCTCATGTTGGGCGGGATGGTGACCATGGTCGGATTCTTCACCGCCTACTATCTGTTTCGGCAGTTGGGGGTGTTGGCGTTCGAAGGAAAAGAAGGCTTCGGTGGTTCTCAGGCCTTGTATGACTACGTGTTCATCCCTGTGCTGACAATCCATATCATTCTGGTGATCATCGGGCTGGTCATGGCTGTGTACATGATCGTGCTGGGGTTCCGTTCGCAGCAGTTTCTGGGCGGGGCACGGGTGCTGAGCGTATCTCGGTTGCAGACATCGTGGAAAAAGGTGAGCCTGATATTTGCGGTGCTCCTGGCGGTGGTGATGCTGTTGTTCGGGACACGCGTCATGTCTGCCGGGTTTTCCATGCGCAAGCTGGAGGTCTATATCGGGTTTCTCACCCTGGTCGCGATCGTGTTTGCTGTGGAGATGGGCATTCAACGGATCTGGCCCGATGGGGGGCAGCGGCACCGCGCCCTTGGCCGGTTCACGATGATCGTCTACTGCATCCTTTTTCTGACCGGGACCTTTACCTATGCCATGTTGTACATCCTCTATCCCGGGAAAATCGGCTAG